In Microtus ochrogaster isolate Prairie Vole_2 unplaced genomic scaffold, MicOch1.0 UNK85, whole genome shotgun sequence, a single genomic region encodes these proteins:
- the Flna gene encoding filamin-A isoform X2, translated as MSSSHSRSGQSAAGAAPGGGTDTRDAEMPATEKDLAEDAPWKKIQQNTFTRWCNEHLKCVSKRIANLQTDLSDGLRLIALLEVLSQKKMHRKHNQRPTFRQMQLENVSVALEFLDRESIKLVSIDSKAIVDGNLKLILGLIWTLILHYSISMPMWDEEEDEEAKKQTPKQRLLGWIQNKLPQLPITNFSRDWQSGRALGALVDSCAPGLCPDWDSWDASKPVNNAREAMQQADDWLGIPQVITPEEIVDPNVDEHSVMTYLSQFPKAKLKPGAPLRPKLNPKKARAYGPGIEPTGNMVKKRAEFTVETRSAGQGEVLVYVEDPAGHQEEAKVTANNDKNRTFSVWYVPEVTGTHKVTVLFAGQHIAKSPFEVYVDKSQGDASKVTAQGPGLEPSGNIANKTTYFEIFTAAGTGEVEVVIQDPTGQKGTVEPQLEARGDSTYRCSYQPTMEGVHTVHVTFAGVPIPRSPYTVTVGQACNPAACRAVGRGLQPKGVRVKETADFKVYTKGAGSGELKVTVKGPKGEERVKQKDLGDGVYGFEYYPTIPGTYIVTITWGGQNIGRSPFEVKVGTECGNQKVRAWGPGLEGGVVGKSADFVVEAIGDDVGTLGFSVEGPSQAKIECDDKGDGSCDVRYWPQEAGEYAVHVLCNSEDIRLSPFMADIREAPQDFYPDRVKARGPGLEKTGVAVNKPAEFIVDAKHAGKAPLRVQVQDNEGCPVEATVKDNGNGTYSCSYVPRKPVKHTAMVSWGGVSIPNSPFRVNVGAGSHPNKVKVYGPGVAKTGLKAHEPTYFTVDCTEAGQGDVSIGIKCAPGVVGPTEADIDFDIIRNDNDTFTVKYTPRGAGSYTIMVLFADQATPTSPIRVKVEPSHDASKVKAEGPGLSRTGVELGKPTHFTVNAKTAGKGKLDVQFSGLAKGDAVRDVDIIDHHDNTYTVKYTPVQQGPIGVSVTYGGDHITKSPFSVGVSPTLDLSKIKVSGLGDKVDVGKDQEFTVKSKGAGGQGKVASKIVSPSGAAVPCKVEPGLGADNSVVRFVPREEGPYEVEVTYDGVPVPGSPFPLEAVAPTKPSKVKAFGPGLQGGNAGSPARFTIDTKGAGTGGLGLTVEGPCEAQLECLDNGDGTCSVSYVPTEPGDYNINILFADTHIPGSPFKAHVVPCFDASKVKCSGPGLERATAGEVGQFQVDCSSAGSAELTIEICSEAGLPAEVYIQDHGDGTHTITYIPLCPGAYTVTIKYGGQPVPNFPSKLQVEPAVDTSGVQCYGPGIEGQGVFREATTEFSVDARALTQTGGSHVKARVANPSGNLTETYVQDCGDGTYKVEYTPYEEGVHSVDVTYDGSPVPSSPFKVPVTEGCDPSRVRVHGPGIQSGTTNKPNKFTVETRGAGTGGLGLAVEGPSEAKMSCMDNKDGSCSVEYIPYEAGTYSLNVTYGGHQVPGSPFKVPVHDVTDASKVKCSGPGLTPGMVRANLPQSFQVDTSKAGVAPLQVKVQGPKGLVEPVDVVDNADGTQTVNYVPSREGSYSISVLYGEEEVPRSPFKVKVLPTHDASKVKASGPGLNTTGVPASLPVEFTIDAKDAGEGLLAVQITDPEGKPKKTHIQDNHDGTYTVAYVPDVTGRYTILIKYGGDEIPFSPYRVRAVPTGDASKCTVTVSIGGHGLGAGIGPTIQIGEETVITVDTKAAGKGKVTCTVCTPDGSEVDVDVVENEDGTFDIFYTAPQPGKYVICVRFGGEHVPNSPFQVTALAGDQPTVQTPLRPQQLAPQYTYPQGSQQTWVPERPMVGVNGLDMTSLRPFDLVIPFTIKKGEITGEVRMPSGKVAQPSITDNKDGTVTVRYSPSEAGLHEMDIRYDNMHIPGSPLQFYVDYVNCGHVTAYGPGLTHGVVNKPATFTVNTKDAGEGGLSLAIEGPSKAEISCTDNQDGTCSVSYLPVLPGDYSILVKYNDQHIPGSPFTARVTGDDSMRMSHLKVGSAADIPINISETDLSLLTATVVPPSGREEPCLLKRLRNGHVGISFVPKETGEHLVHVKKNGQHVASSPIPVVISQSEIGDASRVRVSGQGLHEGRTFEPAEFIIDTRDAGYGGLSLSIEGPSKVDINTEDLEDGTCRVTYCPTEPGNYIINIKFADQHVPGSPFSVKVTGEGRVKESITRRRRAPSVANVGSHCDLSLKIPEISIQDMTAQVTSPSGKTHEAEIVEGENHTYCIRFVPAEMGMHTVSVKYKGQHVPGSPFQFTVGPLGEGGAHKVRAGGPGLERAEAGVPAEFSIWTREAGAGGLAIAVEGPSKAEISFEDRKDGSCGVAYVVQEPGDYEVSVKFNEEHIPDSPFVVPVASPSGDARRLTVSSLQESGLKVNQPASFAVSLNGAKGAIDAKVHSPSGALEECYVTEIDQDKYAVRFIPRENGIYLIDVKFNGTHIPGSPFKIRVGEPGHGGDPGLVSAYGAGLEGGVTGSPAEFIVNTSNAGAGALSVTIDGPSKVKMDCQECPEGYRVTYTPMAPGSYLISIKYGGPYHIGGSPFKAKVTGPRLVSNHSLHETSSVFVDSLTKVATVPQLAASGPSPADVSKVVAKGLGLNKAYAGQKSSFTVDCSKAGNNMLLVGVHGPRTPCEEILVKHMGSRIYSVSYLLKDKGEYTLVVKWGDEHIPGSPYRVMVP; from the exons ACAGCAAGGCCATTGTGGATGGGAATCTGAAGCTGATCTTAGGCCTCATCTGGACCCTAATCCTGCACTACTCAATCTCAATGCCCATGtgggatgaggaggaagatgaagaggccAAGAAGCAAACACCCAAACAGAGGCTCCTAGGCTGGATTCAGAACAAGCTACCACAGCTGCCCATTACCAATTTCAGTAGGGACTGGCAGAGTGGCCGGGCCCTGGGTGCTCTTGTTGATAGCTGTGCCCCAG GCCTATGTCCTGACTGGGACTCCTGGGATGCTAGTAAGCCTGTGAACAATGCACGAGAAGCTATGCAGCAGGCTGATGATTGGCTAGGCATTCCTCAG GTGATCACCCCAGAGGAAATTGTGGACCCCAATGTAGATGAACATTCTGTCATGACCTACCTGTCTCAGTTCCCCAAGGCCAAGCTGAAGCCAGGGGCTCCTCTTCGGCCCAAACTGAACCCAAAGAAAGCCAGAGCCTATGGGCCAG GCATCGAGCCTACAGGCAATATGGTGAAGAAGAGAGCAGAATTCACTGTGGAGACCCGAAGTGCTGGCCAGGGAGAGGTGCTGGTGTATGTGGAAGACCCAGCTGGACATCAGGAAGAG GCAAAAGTGACTGCCAATAATGACAAGAACCGTACCTTCTCTGTCTGGTATGTCCCTGAAGTGACGGGGACTCATAAG GTGACTGTACTCTTTGCTGGCCAACATATTGCCAAGAGCCCATTTGAGGTATATGTGGACAAGTCACAGGGTGATGCCAGCAAAGTGACTGCCCAGGGCCCTGGTCTGGAGCCCAGCGGCAACATCGCCAACAAGACTACCTACTTTGAGATCTTCACTGCAG CTGGCACAGGCGAGGTGGAAGTCGTCATCCAGGACCCTACTGGACAGAAAGGCACAGTGGAGCCTCAACTGGAGGCCAGGGGTGACAGCACCTATCGCTGTAGCTACCAGCCCACCATGGAGGGTGTCCACACAGTGCATGTCACCTTCGCCGGTGTTCCCATCCCTCGCAGCCCCTACACTGTCACTGTTGGCCAAG CTTGTAACCCAGCTGCCTGCCGGGCAGTTGGTCGAGGCCTCCAGCCTAAAGGTGTGCGAGTGAAGGAGACAGCCGACTTCAAGGTGTACACCAAGGGTGCTGGCAGTGGGGAGCTAAAGGTCACTGTAAAGGGCCCCA aGGGTGAGGAGCGTGTAAAGCAGAAGGACCTAGGGGATGGCGTGTATGGCTTTGAATATTACCCCACAATACCTGGCACATACATTGTCACTATCACATGGGGTGGCCAGAACATTGGCCGCAG TCCCTTCGAGGTGAAGGTGGGCACTGAGTGTGGCAATCAGAAGGTGCGAGCCTGGGGCCCTGGGCTAGAAGGCGGTGTTGTTGGCAAGTCAGCAGACTTTGTGGTAGAGGCTATTGGTGATGATGTAGGCACCTTGG GTTTCTCCGTGGAAGGTCCATCACAGGCCAAGATCGAATGTGATGACAAGGGTGATGGCTCCTGTGATGTGCGCTATTGGCCCCAGGAGGCTGGCGAGTATGCTGTTCATGTGCTGTGTAACAGCGAGGACATCCGTCTTAGTCCTTTCATGGCTGACATCCGTGAGGCACCTCAGGATTTTTACCCAGACAGG GTGAAAGCACGTGGGCCTGGATTGGAGAAGACTGGTGTGGCTGTCAACAAGCCAGCAGAGTTCATAGTTGATGCCAAGCATGCTGGGAAGGCCCCTCTCCGAGTTCAAGTCCAG gacaatgagggctgcccTGTGGAGGCGacagtcaaggacaatggcaatggcACTTACAGCTGCTCTTATGTGCCCAGAAAGCCAGTGAAGCACACAGCCATGGTTTCTTGGGGAGGTGTCAGCATCCCCAACAGTCCCTTCCGG GTGAATGTGGGAGCTGGCAGCCACCCAAACAAAGTCAAGGTGTATGGTCCAGGAGTGGCCAAAACTGGGCTCAAGGCACATGAACCCACCTACTTTACTGTGGATTGTACAGAGGCTGGCCAGG GAGATGTCAGCATTGGTATCAAGTGTGCCCCTGGAGTGGTGGGTCCCACTGAGGCTGATATTGACTTTGATATCATCCGGAATGACAATGACACCTTCACTGTGAAATACACACCCCGTGGGGCTGGCAGCTATACCATCATGGTTCTTTTTGCTGACCAG GCCACACCCACCAGCCCCATCAGAGTCAAAGTGGAGCCTTCTCATGATGCCAGCAAGGTGAAGGCTGAGGGTCCTGGCCTAAGTCGCACTG GTGTTGAACTTGGCAAACCTACCCATTTCACGGTCAATGCTAAAACTGCTGGGAAAGGCAAGCTGGATGTCCAGTTCTCAGGACTGGCTAAGGGAGATGCAGTGCGAGATGTGGACATCATTGATCATCATGATAATACCTACACAGTCAAGTACACTCCTGTGCAGCAG GGTCCAATTGGTGTCAGTGTCACTTATGGAGGAGATCACATCACCAAGAGCCCATTTTCAGTGGGAGTATCTCCAACCCTGGACCTCAGCAAGATCAAGGTGTCTGGCCTTGGTGACA AAGTGGATGTTGGcaaagatcaggagttcacagTGAAGTCAAAGGGTGCAGGTGGTCAAGGCAAAGTAGCATCCAAGATTGTGAGTCCCTCAGGTGCAGCAGTGCCCTGCAAGGTAGAGCCAGGCCTGGGAGCTGACAATAGTGTGGTACGCTTTGTGCCCCGAGAAGAGGGGCCCTATGAGGTGGAGGTGACCTATGATGGTGTTCCTGTGCCTGGCAGTCCCTTTCCACTGGAAGCTGTGGCTCCCACCAAACCTAGCAAG GTGAAAGCGTTTGGACCAGGGCTACAGGGGGGCAATGCAGGCTCCCCTGCCCGCTTCACCATTGATACAAAGGGAGCTGGCACTGGTGGCCTTGGCCTGACAGTGGAAGGCCCCTGTGAAGCACAGCTTGAGTGCCTGGACAATGGGGATGGCACATGCTCTGTGTCTTATGTGCCCACTGAGCCTGGGGACTACAACATCAACATCCTTTTTGCTGACACCCACATCCCTGGATCCCCATTCAAGGCCCATGTGGTTCCTTGTTTTGATGCATCTAAAGTGAAATGCTCAGGTCCTGGGCTGGAGCGGGCTACTGCTGGTGAAGTAGGCCAGTTCCAAGTGGACTGCTCAAGTGCTGGCAGTGCTGAGTTGACTATTGAGATCTGCTCTGAGGCAGGACTGCCAGCTGAAGTATACATTCAGGACcatggtgatggcacacacaccatcacctatattcctctctgtcctggGGCTTACACTGTTACAATCAAGTATGGCGGCCAGCCTGTGCCCAACTTCCCCAGCAAGCTGCAGGTGGAACCTGCTGTGGACACCTCAGGTGTGCAGTGCTATGGACCTGGGATTGAGGGTCAAG GTGTCTTCCGAGAAGCAACCACTGAGTTTAGTGTGGATGCCCGGGCTCTTACACAGACTGGAGGGTCACATGTCAAGGCTCGTGTGGCCAACCCCTCAGGCAACCTGACTGAAACCTATGTTCAGGACTGTGGTGATGGCACATACAAAGTAGAATACACCCCATATGAAGAAG GAGTACACTCTGTGGATGTGACTTATGATGGCAGTCCTGTGCCCAGTAGCCCTTTCAAGGTGCCTGTAACAGAGGGCTGTGACCCCTCCCGGGTGCGTGTCCATGGGCCAGGCATCCAAAGTGGTACTACCAACAAACCCAACAAGTTCACAGTGGAGACTAG GGGAGCTGGCACAGGTGGTCTCGGCTTGGCTGTTGAGGGCCCCTCCGAGGCCAAGATGTCTTGTATGGATAATAAAGATGGCAGCTGCTCAGTAGAATATATACCCTATGAAGCTGGCACCTATAGCCTTAATGTCACTTATGGTGGTCACCAAGTGCCAG GTAGTCCCTTCAAGGTCCCTGTGCATGATGTGACAGATGCATCTAAAGTCAAGTGTTCTGGGCCTGGCCTAACCCCAGGCATGGTCCGTGCCAACCTCCCTCAGTCCTTTCAGGTGGACACAAGCAAGGCTGGAGTTGCTCCACTGCAAGTCAAAGTGCAGGGGCCTAAAG GCCTGGTGGAGCCAGTGGATGTAGTGGACAATGCCGATGGTACTCAGACTGTCAACTATGTGCCCAGCCGAGAAGGGTCCTATAGCATTTCTGTGCTATATGGGGAAGAAGAGGTTCCACGGAG CCCCTTCAAGGTCAAGGTACTGCCCACACATGATGCCAGTAAGGTGAAGGCCAGTGGACCTGGACTCAACACCACTGGTGTACCTGCCAGCCTGCCGGTGGAGTTCACCATTGATGCCAAGGATGCTGGGGAGGGTCTGTTGGCTGTCCAGATTACG GACCCTGAAGGCAAGCCCAAGAAAACACATATCCAAGACAACCATGATGGCACGTACACAGTGGCTTATGTGCCAGATGTGACAGGGCGGTACACAATCCTCATCAAGTATGGTGGTGATGAGATCCCCTTCTCCCCATACCGTGTCCGGGCTGTGCCCACTGGAGATGCCAGCAAGTGCACAGTCACAG TGTCAATCGGAGGTCACGGGCTAG gtgctggcattGGCCCCACCATCCAGATTGGGGAGGAGACAGTGATTACTGTGGACACGAAAGCAGCAGGCAAAGGCAAGGTGACTTGCACTGTGTGCACACccgatggctcagaggtagatGTGGACGTGGTGGAGAATGAGGATGGCACCTTTGACATCTTCTACACAGCCCCCCAGCCGGGCAAATATGTCATCTGTGTGCGCTTCGGTGGCGAGCATGTGCCCAACAGCCCCTTCCAAGTTACA GCTTTGGCTGGGGACCAACCTACAGTGCAGACCCCACTACGGCCTCAGCAACTGGCTCCACAGTATACATATCCTCAGGGTAGCCAGCAAACCTGG GTTCCAGAGAGACCCATGGTGGGTGTTAATGGGCTGGATATGACTAGCCTGAGGCCCTTTGATCTTGTTATCCCCTTTACCATTAAGAAGGGAGAGATCACTG GGGAAGTTCGAATGCCCTCAGGCAAGGTGGCCCAGCCTTCCATCACGGACAATAAGGATGGCACTGTTACTGTACGCTACTCACCCAGTGAAGCTGGCCTGCATGAAATGGACATCCGCTATGACAATATGCATATCCCAG GAAGTCCTTTGCAGTTCTATGTGGATTATGTTAATTGTGGCCATGTCACTGCCTATGGTCCTGGTCTTACCCACGGAGTGGTCAACAAACCTGCCACCTTCACTGTCAACACCAAAGATGCTGGAGAGG GGGGCTTATCTCTGGCCATCGAGGGTCCATCTAAAGCAGAAATCAGCTGCACTGACAACCAGGATGGAACATGCAGTGTTTCTTACCTACCTGTGCTACCCGGTGATTATAGCATCCTAGTCAAGTACAATGATCAGCACATCCCAGGCAGCCCCTTCACTGCCAGAGTCACAG GTGATGATTCCATGCGTATGTCCCACTTAAAGGTGGGTTCTGCTGCTGATATTCCCATCAATATCTCAGAAACAGACCTCAGTTTACTCACAGCCACAGTGGTGCCACCCTCAGGCCGAGAGGAGCCCTGTCTGCTGAAGCGGTTGCGCAATGGCCACGTGG GGATTTCCTTCGTGCCCAAGGAGACAGGGGAGCACCTGGTGCATGTGAAGAAGAATGGCCAGCATGTGGCAAGCAGTCCCATCCCAGTAGTGATCAGCCAGTCGGAGATTGGTGATGCGAGCCGTGTGCGGGTCTCTGGTCAAGGCCTCCATGAAGGTCGTACTTTTGAACCTGCAGAGTTTATTATTGACACCAGAGATGCAG GCTATGGTGGACTCAGTCTTTCCATTGAAGGCCCTAGCAAAGTAGACATCAACACAGAAGACCTGGAGGATGGCACATGCAGGGTCACTTACTGTCCCACAGAGCCTGGAAACTATATCATAAACATCAAGTTTGCTGACCAGCATGTGCCTG gcAGTCCCTTTTCTGTGAAGGTGACGGGTGAGGGCCGGGTGAAAGAAAGTATTACACGCAGGCGACGTGCCCCTTCAGTGGCCAATGTTGGCAGTCATTGTGACCTCAGCTTGAAGATTCCTG AAATTAGCATCCAGGATATGACAGCCCAGGTGACCAGCCCATCAGGCAAGACCCACGAGGCAGAgattgtagaaggagagaaccatacTTACTGTATCCGATTTGTGCCTGCTGAGATGGGAATGCATACAGTCAGTGTCAAGTACAAGGGCCAGCATGTGCCTGGGAGCCCCTTCCAGTTCACTGTGGGGCCTCTGGGGGAAGGGGGCGCCCACAAGGTCCGTGCTGGAGGTCCTGGCCTAGAGAGGGCTGAAGCTGGAGTGCCAG CTGAGTTCAGCATTTGGACCAGGGAAGCTGGTGCTGGAGGCCTGGCCATTGCAGTTGAGGGCCCCAGCAAGGCTGAGATCTCCTTCGAGGATCGCAAGGATGGCTCCTGTGGTGTGGCCTATGTAGTTCAGGAGCCAG GTGACTATGAAGTCTCAGTGAAGTTCAATGAGGAACACATACCTGATAGTCCCTTTGTGGTACCTGTGGCTTCTCCGTCTGGTGATGCCCGCCGCCTTACTGTTTCTAGTCTTCAG GAGTCAGGGTTAAAGGTCAACCAGCCAGCCTCTTTTGCAGTCAGCCTGAATGGAGCCAAGGGGGCAATTGATGCCAAGGTGCACAGCCCCTCAGGAGCTCTGGAGGAGTGCTATGTCACAGAGATTGACCAAG ATAAGTATGCTGTGCGTTTCATCCCACGAGAGAATGGCATCTATTTGATTGATGTCAAGTTCAATGGTACTCATATCCCTGGAAGTCCCTTCAAGATCCGAGTTGGGGAACCTGGGCATGGAGGGGACCCAGGCTTGGTGTCCGCCTATGGAGCAGGCCTGGAGGGTGGTGTCACAG GGAGCCCAGCTGAGTTTATCGTGAACACAAGCAATGCTGGAGCTGGTGCCCTTTCGGTTACCATTGATGGACCCTCCAAGGTGAAGATGGATTGCCAGGAGTGCCCTGAGGGCTACCGTGTCACCTATACCCCCATGGCACCTGGCAGCTACCTCATCTCCATCAAGTATGGTGGGCCCTATCACATTGGGGGAAGTCCCTTCAAAGCCAAGGTCACAG GTCCCCGCCTTGTTAGCAACCACAGCCTCCATGAGACATCATCTGTGTTTGTAGACTCCCTGACAAAAGTTGCCACTGTTCCTCAGCTTGCAGCCTCAGGCCCAAGTCCTGCTGATGTGAGCAAGGTAGTAGCTAAAGGCCTGGGGCTGAACAAGGCttatgcaggccagaagagcagCTTCACAGTAGACTGCAGCAAAGCAG GTAACAACATGCTGCTGGTGGGGGTGCACGGCCCAAGGACACCCTGTGAAGAGATCCTGGTGAAACACATGGGCAGCCGCATCTACAGTGTCTCCTACCTGCTCAAAGACAAAGGGGAGTACACACTGGTGGTCAAGTGGGGTGATGAGCATATCCCAGGCAGCCCATACCGTGTTATGGTTCCCTGA